One window of the Salvelinus fontinalis isolate EN_2023a chromosome 2, ASM2944872v1, whole genome shotgun sequence genome contains the following:
- the LOC129868461 gene encoding ladderlectin-like: MEKLAVLLLLSAAIALGDANLTQLLGLEPLLKTEVEQTPPVEAQVAALHVGTKESSCPSDWHPYGSRCFKFVSIPQSWSDSEQNCLALGGNLASVHNLLEYQFMQSLTKDTNVHLPDTWLGGFDAVKEGLWMWSDGSRFDYTNWNTDEPNNAGEGEDCLQMNAASEKLWFDVPCEWKFVSLCSRRM, translated from the coding sequence ATGGAGAAGTTGGCCGTCCTTCTGCTTCTGAGTGCTGCCATTGCACTGGGCGACGCAAACCTGACCCAGCTCCTTGGTTTAGAACCCTTACTGAAGACTGAGGTGGAACAGACTCCTCCTGTCGAGGCTCAGGTAGCAGCACTGCATGTGGGGACAAAGGAAAGTTCATGTCCCTCAGACTGGCACCCTTATGGATCACGCTGTTTCAAGTTTGTCAGCATTCCACAGTCATGGTCAGATTCGGAGCAAAACTGTTTGGCACTTGGTGGAAACCTAGCATCCGTGCATAACCTTTTAGAGTACCAGTTCATGCAATCACTGACAAAGGACACCAATGTTCACCTACCTGACACCTGGCTTGGAGGTTTTGATGCAGTCAAGGAGGGCTTATGGATGTGGTCAGATGGGTCCAGATTTGACTACACTAACTGGAACACCGATGAGCCCAATAAcgctggagaaggagaggactgTCTGCAGATGAACGCTGCGAGTGAGAAGCTCTGGTTCGACGTGCCCTGTGAGTGGAAGTTTGTATCTCTCTGTTCCAGAAGAATGTAG